In Acidaminococcus fermentans DSM 20731, one genomic interval encodes:
- the gatC gene encoding Asp-tRNA(Asn)/Glu-tRNA(Gln) amidotransferase subunit GatC has translation MSVTVNDVKHIANLCRLNVPDDEMEKFVEQFNQILNYAEILKKVDTKGIEPSPYVLPISNVLREDVPVESLSHEDAMKNAPEEYEGGFKVPRVIE, from the coding sequence ATGAGCGTTACAGTCAATGATGTAAAGCATATCGCAAATCTGTGCCGGTTAAATGTTCCGGACGATGAAATGGAAAAGTTCGTTGAGCAGTTCAACCAGATTTTGAATTATGCTGAAATCTTAAAGAAAGTGGATACCAAGGGAATCGAACCTTCTCCCTATGTGCTTCCCATCAGCAATGTGCTGCGGGAAGATGTTCCTGTTGAGAGCCTGTCCCATGAGGACGCCATGAAGAATGCTCCGGAGGAATATGAAGGCGGCTTCAAAGTTCCCCGGGTGATCGAATAA
- a CDS encoding SGNH/GDSL hydrolase family protein: MLQHTERRRWRWLLVGALLPGLFAGQLDNTLQQRMPRYIQRYVQGGPRLGLLQWPEDLQAVRYELEVFSQVPDDLDPDHPVEEVLYRNEEIYTNRILLDEGQLLSLDDGLPLFWRVRAYDLEGNPMGAYSQPTELQSTLERNMRDAPVPRPMETGVPGSRLLYPVYAYTALPGASQYEVEVLDQLPETRGGILPSRHRIYAETTELTDLYDKEPRIGTYYWRVRGMDAKGRPVGEWSLPEKVELEPSEQVPVGIFGDSISHGGGRLSFSPADLAYSYAHYMDVPAVNLSESGDTSEMMVERFERDVLPFGLKTLLIMGGSNSLRNGTDPEEVIGDLRKIQELCRDNGITPVLLTLAPINPGNIEKAFDEPTDSHWQESFRKVNAFIRTQPHIDVAAPFEAMGPELPTEMALDGLHGDVPMKRIMGRVISDHIREFL; encoded by the coding sequence ATGCTGCAGCATACGGAAAGACGCCGGTGGCGCTGGCTGCTGGTGGGAGCTCTGCTGCCGGGATTGTTTGCGGGACAGCTGGACAATACCCTTCAGCAACGGATGCCCCGGTACATCCAGCGCTATGTCCAGGGAGGCCCCCGGCTGGGGCTGCTCCAGTGGCCGGAAGACCTGCAGGCCGTCCGGTACGAACTGGAAGTGTTTTCCCAGGTTCCGGACGACCTGGATCCGGACCATCCGGTGGAAGAAGTCCTGTACCGGAATGAGGAAATCTACACCAACCGGATTCTCCTGGATGAAGGGCAGCTGCTTTCCCTGGATGATGGTCTGCCCCTGTTCTGGCGGGTCCGGGCTTATGATCTGGAGGGGAACCCTATGGGCGCCTATTCCCAGCCGACAGAACTCCAGAGCACCCTGGAACGGAATATGCGGGATGCTCCGGTGCCCCGGCCCATGGAAACCGGGGTTCCGGGATCCCGGCTGCTGTACCCGGTGTATGCCTATACGGCCCTGCCGGGAGCCAGCCAGTACGAAGTGGAAGTGCTGGACCAGCTGCCGGAAACCAGGGGCGGCATCCTGCCCTCCCGGCACCGGATCTATGCGGAGACCACCGAACTGACGGATCTCTATGACAAGGAGCCCCGGATCGGCACCTACTACTGGCGGGTCCGGGGGATGGATGCCAAGGGCCGGCCGGTGGGGGAATGGAGCCTGCCGGAAAAGGTGGAACTGGAACCGTCGGAGCAGGTACCGGTGGGCATTTTCGGGGACAGCATTTCCCATGGGGGAGGGCGGCTTTCCTTCAGTCCTGCGGATCTGGCCTACAGCTATGCCCACTATATGGATGTTCCGGCGGTGAATCTGTCGGAAAGCGGGGATACCAGTGAAATGATGGTGGAACGGTTTGAACGGGATGTGCTGCCCTTTGGCCTGAAGACCCTGCTGATCATGGGGGGCAGCAACAGTCTCCGGAACGGGACGGACCCGGAAGAAGTGATCGGCGATCTGCGGAAGATCCAGGAACTGTGCCGGGACAACGGCATCACCCCGGTGCTCCTGACCCTGGCGCCCATCAATCCGGGGAACATCGAAAAGGCTTTTGACGAGCCCACGGACAGCCACTGGCAGGAATCCTTCCGAAAAGTGAACGCTTTCATCCGCACCCAGCCCCATATCGATGTGGCAGCACCCTTTGAAGCCATGGGGCCTGAACTGCCCACCGAAATGGCCCTGGACGGTCTCCACGGGGATGTGCCCATGAAGCGGATCATGGGCCGGGTGATCAGTGACCATATTCGGGAGTTCCTGTAA
- the gatA gene encoding Asp-tRNA(Asn)/Glu-tRNA(Gln) amidotransferase subunit GatA codes for MALYSETAHELHDKLVKKEISSVELTKAVYDRIDEVEDQVKAYITLDKENALAQAAKVDKMIADGETIKPLAGIPGAIKDNISVKGVRMTCASKILENFVPVYDAHVIENLRKDETIFLGKTNMDEFAMGSTTETSHFQITHNPWDLSRVPGGSSGGSAASIAAGEAIWSLGSDTGGSIRQPAFFNGCVGLKPTYGRVSRYGCVAFASSLDQVGPIARDVTDAALVLNTISGLDAHDSTSYDAPVPDYTKALRQDVKDLTIGLPKEYFGEGTDPKVAAQIKLAAKKFEELGAHVIEVSLPHTEYAVITYYIIAPAEASANLGRFDGVRYGFRELAAESAPEMMRKTRTEGFGKEVRRRIMLGTYVLSSGYYDAYYNKAMQVRTLIRQDFANAFEKCDLLLTPTSPVVAYPLDAKMDPLTVYMLDVTTIPVNMAGLPGISIPCGFVDNMPVGAQLIGKALGEETLLRAAYTFEQATDFHKAVAPLGGRK; via the coding sequence GTGGCTTTATACAGTGAAACTGCACATGAGCTCCATGACAAGCTGGTCAAAAAAGAAATCAGCTCCGTGGAACTGACCAAAGCGGTCTATGACCGGATCGACGAAGTGGAAGATCAGGTCAAGGCCTATATTACCCTGGACAAGGAAAATGCCCTGGCCCAGGCAGCCAAAGTGGATAAGATGATCGCCGACGGCGAAACCATCAAACCCCTGGCCGGGATCCCCGGCGCCATCAAGGACAATATCAGCGTGAAGGGCGTACGGATGACCTGCGCTTCCAAGATCCTGGAAAACTTCGTGCCGGTGTACGATGCCCATGTCATTGAAAACCTGCGGAAAGATGAGACCATCTTCCTGGGCAAGACCAACATGGATGAATTCGCCATGGGGTCCACCACGGAAACCTCTCATTTCCAGATCACCCACAACCCCTGGGATCTGTCCCGTGTACCGGGCGGTTCTTCCGGCGGCAGCGCAGCCAGCATTGCAGCCGGGGAAGCCATCTGGTCCCTGGGCTCCGATACCGGAGGTTCCATCCGGCAGCCGGCTTTCTTCAACGGCTGTGTGGGGCTGAAACCCACCTACGGCCGGGTCTCCCGGTACGGCTGCGTGGCGTTCGCCTCCTCCCTGGATCAGGTGGGGCCCATTGCCCGTGACGTGACCGACGCCGCCCTGGTGCTGAACACCATCAGCGGCCTGGATGCCCATGATTCCACCTCCTATGACGCTCCGGTGCCTGATTACACCAAGGCCCTGCGCCAGGATGTGAAAGACCTGACCATCGGTCTGCCCAAGGAATATTTCGGGGAAGGCACCGATCCCAAAGTGGCCGCCCAGATCAAACTGGCCGCCAAGAAGTTCGAAGAACTGGGTGCCCATGTAATCGAAGTGTCCCTGCCCCATACGGAATATGCCGTGATCACCTACTACATCATCGCTCCGGCAGAAGCTTCCGCCAACCTGGGCCGTTTCGACGGTGTCCGGTACGGCTTCCGGGAACTGGCTGCGGAAAGCGCTCCGGAAATGATGCGCAAGACCCGTACGGAGGGTTTCGGCAAGGAAGTCCGCCGCCGGATCATGCTGGGGACCTACGTGCTCAGCTCCGGGTACTACGATGCCTACTACAACAAGGCTATGCAGGTCCGGACCCTGATCCGTCAGGACTTTGCCAATGCCTTTGAAAAATGTGATCTGCTGCTGACTCCCACCTCCCCGGTGGTGGCTTATCCGCTGGATGCCAAGATGGATCCGCTGACTGTCTACATGCTGGACGTAACCACCATCCCCGTGAACATGGCCGGTCTGCCCGGTATCTCCATTCCCTGCGGCTTTGTGGACAACATGCCCGTAGGGGCCCAGCTCATCGGCAAGGCACTGGGCGAAGAAACCCTGCTGCGGGCAGCGTATACCTTTGAACAGGCTACGGATTTCCATAAAGCCGTGGCACCTCTGGGAGGTCGGAAATAA
- the gatB gene encoding Asp-tRNA(Asn)/Glu-tRNA(Gln) amidotransferase subunit GatB — protein sequence MTEYTTVIGLEVHAELKTKTKAFCSCSTEFGGAPNTHVCPVCLGMPGALPVINKQMVEFALRFALAVNCEIQRYSKFDRKNYYYPDLAKAYQISQFYQPIALNGHLDVNVDGETKRIGITRIHMEEDAGKLVHSGASISTSDFSAVDYNRAGVPLIEIVSEPDMRSAAEARAYMEKLRAYLQYTGVCDGKMQEGSMRCDANISIMPVGSKEFGTRAEIKNLNSFKALERAIEYEVERQKEILEDGGHVVQETRTWDDAQGMTFSMRSKEEAHDYRYFPEPDLAPIIIEKEWVEKAKSELPELPDARKARLMNEKGLDDYSAELIVADKKMAEYFDAAAAETDDAKGVANWILGDVSAYLNSNSCGIGDFPVSPAHLGQMVALIKKGVLSSKLAKKVFAEMLKKDEAPADLVKKLGLEQVSDEGAIQAMVDEAIAANPQSVADYKAGKDKAIGFLVGQVMKKSRGKANPGMVNKLIIKTIKGE from the coding sequence ATGACAGAATATACTACCGTAATCGGTCTGGAAGTCCATGCGGAACTGAAAACCAAGACCAAGGCTTTCTGCTCCTGCTCCACGGAATTCGGCGGCGCCCCCAACACCCATGTATGCCCGGTCTGCCTGGGTATGCCCGGGGCCCTGCCTGTAATCAACAAACAAATGGTGGAATTTGCCCTGCGCTTTGCACTGGCTGTGAACTGCGAGATCCAGCGCTACAGCAAATTCGACCGGAAAAACTACTACTATCCGGATCTGGCCAAAGCCTACCAGATTTCCCAGTTCTATCAGCCCATCGCCCTGAACGGCCATCTGGACGTGAATGTGGACGGGGAAACCAAACGGATCGGCATCACCCGGATCCATATGGAAGAAGATGCCGGGAAACTGGTCCATTCCGGCGCCTCCATCAGCACTTCTGATTTCTCCGCCGTTGACTACAACCGGGCCGGGGTGCCTCTGATCGAAATCGTATCCGAACCGGATATGCGGTCTGCAGCAGAAGCCCGTGCCTACATGGAAAAACTCCGGGCCTATCTCCAGTACACCGGGGTCTGCGACGGCAAGATGCAGGAAGGCTCCATGCGCTGCGATGCCAACATTTCCATTATGCCCGTAGGCTCCAAGGAATTCGGCACCCGTGCGGAAATCAAGAACCTGAACTCCTTTAAGGCCCTGGAAAGAGCCATTGAATACGAAGTGGAACGGCAGAAGGAAATCCTGGAAGACGGGGGCCATGTGGTCCAGGAAACCCGTACCTGGGATGATGCCCAGGGCATGACCTTCTCCATGCGGTCCAAGGAAGAAGCCCACGATTACCGGTATTTCCCGGAACCGGACCTGGCACCCATCATCATCGAAAAAGAATGGGTGGAAAAGGCCAAGAGCGAACTGCCGGAACTGCCGGATGCCCGGAAAGCCCGTCTCATGAACGAAAAAGGGCTGGACGACTATTCTGCCGAACTGATTGTGGCGGACAAGAAAATGGCCGAATACTTCGATGCGGCTGCCGCTGAAACGGATGACGCCAAAGGGGTTGCCAACTGGATCCTGGGGGATGTATCCGCCTACCTGAACAGCAACAGCTGCGGCATCGGGGACTTCCCCGTATCTCCGGCTCACCTGGGTCAGATGGTGGCTCTGATCAAAAAGGGCGTGCTGTCCAGCAAGCTGGCCAAGAAGGTCTTTGCGGAAATGCTGAAGAAGGACGAAGCTCCTGCAGACCTGGTGAAGAAGCTGGGTCTGGAACAGGTCAGCGACGAAGGGGCCATCCAGGCCATGGTGGACGAAGCCATCGCCGCCAATCCCCAGTCCGTAGCCGACTACAAGGCCGGCAAGGACAAGGCCATCGGCTTCCTGGTAGGTCAGGTCATGAAGAAATCCCGGGGCAAAGCCAACCCGGGCATGGTGAACAAACTGATCATCAAGACCATCAAGGGAGAATAA